One part of the Paroedura picta isolate Pp20150507F chromosome 5, Ppicta_v3.0, whole genome shotgun sequence genome encodes these proteins:
- the GNS gene encoding N-acetylglucosamine-6-sulfatase isoform X1, with the protein MAPAVALARSFLLLLLALLGVSAGVHRARKPNVVLIVTDDQDACLGGMTPLKKTNALIAEKGISFSSAYVPSALCCPSRASILTGKYPHNHHVVNNTLEGNCSSKSWQKMQEPYTFPAILKSMCGYQTFFAGKYLNEYGSEDAGGIGHVPPGWSFWYALEKNSKYYNYTLSVNGEARKHGENYSVDYLTDVLANMSLDFLKYKSNFEPFFMMIATPAPHSPWVAAPQYQKSFQNVSAPRSSNFNIHGKDKHWLIRQAKTPMTNSSIQFLDDAFRKRWQTLLSVDDMVEKLVKRLQSHGELDNTYIFFTSDNGFHTGQFSLPIDKRQLYEFDIKVPLLVRGPGIKPNQTNKMLVANIDLGPTILDIAGYDLNKTQMDGMSLLPLMRGDTNVTWRSDVLVEYQGEGHNSSDPTCPALGPGVTHCFPDCVCEDAYNNTYACVRTLSALWDLQYCEFDDREVFVEVYNLTADPHQLNNIAKTIDQEILEKMNYRLMMLQSCSGSTCRTPGVFDPGYRFNPHLMFSNHGAPPRRLFARSL; encoded by the exons ATGGCTCCCGCCGTAGCCTTGGCCCgctccttcctgctgctgctgctggccctcctcGGAGTCAGCGCCGGCGTCCATAGGGCGCGAAAGCCTAATGTGGTGCTGATTGTGACCGACGACCAGGACGCCTGCCTCGGCGGAATG ACACCACTGAAAAAGACCAATGCCCTTATCGCAGAGAAGGGGATAAGCTTTTCCAGTGCT TATGTACCCAGTGCGTTGTGCTGTCCCAGCAGAGCCAGCATTTTAACAGGAAAATATCCACATAATCATCATGTTGTTAATAACACTCTGGAAGGAAATTGCAGCAGCAAATCCTGGCAAAAGATGCAGGAACCATATACCTTCCCAGCTATTCTCAAGTCTATGTGTGGCTATCAGACCTTCTTTGCTGGGAAATACTTGAATGAG TATGGATCAGAAGATGCTGGGGGAATTGGCCATGTTCCTCCTGGATGGAGTTTCTGGTATGCATTA gaaaaaaattcaaaGTACTACAATTACACACTTTCAGTAAATGGAGAAGCACGGAAGCATGGCGAGAACTATAGTGTTGATTACTTGACAGATGTACTG GCCAACATGTCCTTGGATTTTCTGAAATATAAATCCAACTTTGAGCCTTTCTTCATGATGATAGCAACTCCAGCACCACACTCACCTTGGGTAGCTGCTCCTCAGTACCAGAAGAGCTTCCAGAATGTCAGTGCTCCAAGAAGCAGCAATTTCAATATTCATGGAAAG GACAAACACTGGCTTATCAGGCAAGCAAAAACTCCAATGACTAATTCATCAATACAATTCCTTGATGATGCATTTAGGAAAAG GTGGCAGACTCTACTATCAGTGGATGATATGGTAGAAAAACTTGTGAAGAGGCTGCAGTCCCATGGGGAACTGGATAATACATACATCTTTTTCACATCTGACAATGGCTTTCATACAG GCCAGTTTTCTTTGCCTATTGACAAACGTCAGCTCTATGAATTTGACATCAAAGTTCCATTGTTGGTTCGAGgaccaggaatcaaacccaaccaGACAAATAAG ATGCTTGTGGCAAACATTGACTTGGGTCCCACTATTTTAGATATTGCAGGCTACGATCTAAATAAAACACAGATGGATGGGATGTCACTGTTACCACTAATG AGAGGAGACACAAATGtgacctggagatcagatgtTTTGGTTGAATACCAAGGAGAAGGGCATAATAGCAGTGATCCTACCTGTCCTGCCCTTGGGCCTGGTGTTACC CATTGTTTTCCAGATTGTGTTTGTGAAGATGCTTACAACAACACATACGCATGTGTAAGGACACTCTCAGCCTTGTGGGATCTGCAGTACTGTGAATTTGATGATCGGGAG GTATTTGTTGAAGTTTACAACTTAACGGCTGATCCACACCAACTAAACAATATTGCGAAAACAATAGATCAAGAAATCTTAGAAAAAATGAATTATCGACTAATGATGTTGCAGTCCTGTTCTGGATCAACTTGCCGCACACCAGGAGTCTTTGATCCAGG GTACAGGTTCAATCCACATCTGATGTTCAGCAATCATGGAGCTCCGCCTCGCAGACTTTTTGCACGTTCCTTGTAG
- the GNS gene encoding N-acetylglucosamine-6-sulfatase isoform X2 — translation MAPAVALARSFLLLLLALLGVSAGVHRARKPNVVLIVTDDQDACLGGMTPLKKTNALIAEKGISFSSAYVPSALCCPSRASILTGKYPHNHHVVNNTLEGNCSSKSWQKMQEPYTFPAILKSMCGYQTFFAGKYLNEYGSEDAGGIGHVPPGWSFWYALEKNSKYYNYTLSVNGEARKHGENYSVDYLTDVLANMSLDFLKYKSNFEPFFMMIATPAPHSPWVAAPQYQKSFQNVSAPRSSNFNIHGKDKHWLIRQAKTPMTNSSIQFLDDAFRKRWQTLLSVDDMVEKLVKRLQSHGELDNTYIFFTSDNGFHTGQFSLPIDKRQLYEFDIKVPLLVRGPGIKPNQTNKMLVANIDLGPTILDIAGYDLNKTQMDGMSLLPLMRGDTNVTWRSDVLVEYQGEGHNSSDPTCPALGPGVTHCFPDCVCEDAYNNTYACVRTLSALWDLQYCEFDDREVMLCSPVSSWLYHVNTNSFNAH, via the exons ATGGCTCCCGCCGTAGCCTTGGCCCgctccttcctgctgctgctgctggccctcctcGGAGTCAGCGCCGGCGTCCATAGGGCGCGAAAGCCTAATGTGGTGCTGATTGTGACCGACGACCAGGACGCCTGCCTCGGCGGAATG ACACCACTGAAAAAGACCAATGCCCTTATCGCAGAGAAGGGGATAAGCTTTTCCAGTGCT TATGTACCCAGTGCGTTGTGCTGTCCCAGCAGAGCCAGCATTTTAACAGGAAAATATCCACATAATCATCATGTTGTTAATAACACTCTGGAAGGAAATTGCAGCAGCAAATCCTGGCAAAAGATGCAGGAACCATATACCTTCCCAGCTATTCTCAAGTCTATGTGTGGCTATCAGACCTTCTTTGCTGGGAAATACTTGAATGAG TATGGATCAGAAGATGCTGGGGGAATTGGCCATGTTCCTCCTGGATGGAGTTTCTGGTATGCATTA gaaaaaaattcaaaGTACTACAATTACACACTTTCAGTAAATGGAGAAGCACGGAAGCATGGCGAGAACTATAGTGTTGATTACTTGACAGATGTACTG GCCAACATGTCCTTGGATTTTCTGAAATATAAATCCAACTTTGAGCCTTTCTTCATGATGATAGCAACTCCAGCACCACACTCACCTTGGGTAGCTGCTCCTCAGTACCAGAAGAGCTTCCAGAATGTCAGTGCTCCAAGAAGCAGCAATTTCAATATTCATGGAAAG GACAAACACTGGCTTATCAGGCAAGCAAAAACTCCAATGACTAATTCATCAATACAATTCCTTGATGATGCATTTAGGAAAAG GTGGCAGACTCTACTATCAGTGGATGATATGGTAGAAAAACTTGTGAAGAGGCTGCAGTCCCATGGGGAACTGGATAATACATACATCTTTTTCACATCTGACAATGGCTTTCATACAG GCCAGTTTTCTTTGCCTATTGACAAACGTCAGCTCTATGAATTTGACATCAAAGTTCCATTGTTGGTTCGAGgaccaggaatcaaacccaaccaGACAAATAAG ATGCTTGTGGCAAACATTGACTTGGGTCCCACTATTTTAGATATTGCAGGCTACGATCTAAATAAAACACAGATGGATGGGATGTCACTGTTACCACTAATG AGAGGAGACACAAATGtgacctggagatcagatgtTTTGGTTGAATACCAAGGAGAAGGGCATAATAGCAGTGATCCTACCTGTCCTGCCCTTGGGCCTGGTGTTACC CATTGTTTTCCAGATTGTGTTTGTGAAGATGCTTACAACAACACATACGCATGTGTAAGGACACTCTCAGCCTTGTGGGATCTGCAGTACTGTGAATTTGATGATCGGGAGGTAATGCTTTGTTCTCCTGTATCTTCTtgg cTATATCATGTTAACACTAATTCCTTCAATGCTCACTAA